The Amycolatopsis japonica nucleotide sequence TGGTCACGCACGACGCCGCGTTCCGGATCGCCGGAAGCCTGCGCGTCCGGCTGTGGGAATCGCTGGTGCGGCTCGGTCCGGCTCGGGCGCTTCGGGCGGGTGAAGAGCAGCGTCGGCTGGTCGGCGACACCGACACCGTGCGTGACCTGCTCCCGCGCGTGATCACTCCGCTGATCGTGGTCGCGTTGGTGGCCGTCGGCGCGGTCGCGGTCCAGACCGCCGTGCTGCCCGAAGCCGGGCTCGCGCTGGCGGCGGCCGTGCTGGTGAGCGCGTTCGCGCCGCTGCTCGCGCTCCGGGCGGAACGCCGCGCGACCAGTGCGCTGGCCGCCGGACGGCGTTCGGTGTCGGCGCAGGTGCTGAGCCTGTTCGAGGCCGCCGCCGAATTGATCGCGTACGGGGCAGACAAAGAGCGTCGTCGACGGATCGCCACGACCGACGCCGCCCTGACCGCCGAAGCGCGCAGACAGGCCTTCGGCGCGGGCGCGGCCGATGCCCTGATCATCCTGGCGACTGGGACCGCCACCGTCGTGAGCACCGGGTTCGCCGTGAGCGCCGTCGCCGCCGGCGCGCTGAACCCGGTGCTCGCGCCGGTGGTCGCCCTGGTGCCGCTGGCACTGGCGGAGGTCTTCTCCCTTCTTCCGCCCGCCGCGCAGCACTGGGACACCCTGCGCCAGGCCCGTCTGCGCCTCGCCGAGTGTCAGGAAAGGGGCGTTCAAGACGAAAAACGTCAGGAACGACCCTTTCCTGACACCGGCGGGGTGCGGATCCGGAACGCCGACCTCGGCTGGCCCGGCACCGAGCACCCGGTCCTCACCGGCGTCGACCTCGACATCGCGCCCGGCACGCACGTCGCCGTCGTCGGCCCGAGCGGCGCCGGGAAGTCGACGCTCGTCGCTGCCTTGCTCGGTTTTCTCCAGCCGAGCAAGGGTGACGTCGCCGCTCCCGAGAACGTCGCCTGGGCGCCGCAGGAACCGATGCTCGTCTCGACCACGGTCGCCGAGAACCTGCGCCTCGCCAAACCGACGGCGTCCGAGGCCGACCTGCGGAAAGCGTTGTACGAAGCCGTTCTCGAAGACGTCGAGCTCACCACGATGCTGGACAGCGCCGGTGCCGGCCTTTCGGGCGGGCAGGCGCAGCGGGTCGCGCTGGCGCGGGCCGTACTCGGCGCCGAGCAGGCCGATCTCGTCCTGCTCGACGAGCCCACCGCCCATCTCGACGAGCCGACCGCGCGCACCGTCCGCGAACGGCTCGGCGAGGCGCTCGCCGGGAAAACCGTCGTCCACGTCACGCATCACGCCGCCGAAGCCGAAGAAGCGGACGTGATCCTGGAGGTCCGAGAGGGCCGCGTCACAGCGCGCGCGTTGGCCGGAGCCGACTAATGTCGATAGCGCTCATGGATCCCACGCTTGCCGCGCGCGCACTGTCCGCCGCCACCGAGATCACAGGCACCGCCCTGTCCGGCGACGACCCGGGTGACGTGCTGGAGACCGTGGTCGCCCGCGCCGTCGAACTGGCCGAGGCCGACCTCGGTCTCGTCATGGTGCGCGCGGACGACGGCCAGGTGGTCGCGGAGGCCGCGCACGGGGCCACCACTCAAGGCCTGCGAGGGCTGGCCTTTTCCGCGGATTCCGCGGCGGGCCAGGTCGCGCGCGGCGGGGAGCCGGTGGTCAGCGAGGACTTCACCGTCGATCCCCGCACGGCGCCGTTCGTGCCGCCGGAGCTCCAGGGCTTCGGGCCTTTCGCCGCTTCGGCGTTCGGCGCGGGCGGGCGCGTCCTCGGCGCGCTCACCGTGTACCGCCGCCACGGCGGGGAACCGTTCTCCGCCAGCACGGTCGAGGTACTCACCGCGTTCGCCGCGCAGGCCGGCGTGGTGCTCGCGCTCGCGGAGGGCGCCAACGCCCGGCACCGCGTGACCCTCTACCAGGAGCGCGAACGTATCGCGCGCGAACTGCACGACGTCATCGTGCAGCGTCTCTACGGCGCCGGGATGCAGCTCGACCGCGTTCGCAAGAACATGCGGAAACGCTTCGCGCAGGCCGACGGCGCGCGGCTGTCCGAGGCGATCGACCAGCTCGACCAGACCATCGAAGAGATCCGCGGCACCGTGCGCGCCCTGCGCAGCCCGGAACCCGCGAACGAGACCGTCACCGCGACCGACCTCGCCGAGTCCGCGCGAGGCGAAGTGCGCATCGCGGGCGAGCTGCTCGGCTACCCGCCGACCCTCGAACTGTCGGGAGAGCTCGCCGACATCCCCGCCGAACAGGCGGACCACATCCGCGCGGCCCTGCGCGAGGCACTGTCCAATGTGGTCAGACACTCCGGGGCGAGCGAGACCCGCGTGACCCTCAGCCGCGACGCGGAAGGCGTCAAACTCCGTGTGCGGGACAACGGATCCGGTGTCCCGCAGGGGGTCGCCAAACGCGGTCTGCGTCATCTCGCCGAACGCGCGACGACGTCGGGCGGGCGCTTTTCGATCAATTCTTCCCCGAGTTTGGGGACATTGGTCGCTTTCGACGTTCCGCTCGATCAAACCGTGTGAAATTAACGGCTCGCTTTTCCGATTAATCCGTAACGGGTGGGGTCCGCACACGACTCTATGTGCATCGAACGCGCCCCGAGCGCGGATTCCCAGCGAAAGGACTCGTCATGTCCTCGGTTCGTCGCGCCCTCGGCACGGCCGCCATCCTTGCCGGATTCTCCTTGTTCGGCCCCGCTTCCGTCGCTTTCGCGCTGGCCGAAGCGCCCGCGATCGCCGATCTGGACTGCGGTGATTTCAAGTATCAGGAAGACGCGCAGGCCGTGCTCGACAAAGATCGCTCCGATCCGCATCGCCTGGACGAAGACGGCGACGGAATCGCTTGCGAAAAGCTTCCCAAACGGGGAACTCCGCCGATCGTGACGAGCACGCCGACCCTTCCGTCGATCACCACGGAAACGCGGGCGCCGCAGTTCAAGGACAAGGATTGCGCCGATTTCCCCTCGCAAGCCGCCGCGCAGGCCGAGCTCAAGAAGAACCCGCGAGACCCGCACAAACTCGACGCCGACCACGACGGGTACGCCTGCGAATCCCGGTTCGGCGAACCCGCGAAATCCGGCCAGGTGAAGGTCAAACCCGTCGGTGGCGTCGCGACCGGTGGCGGGGAGGCCGTCGAAAGCAACGGCGGGTTCCTGGAGGTCGCCGCGGTCGCGCTGACCGGCACCGCCTTGCTGACCGTGTCGGTCGCGGGCGCGTCCCTGGTCCTTCGGCGGCGTGCGGAGCGATGATCCGGCCTTCCTGGCGCCGGTGGCCGTTCCCGCTGGTCGTCGGCACGCTCCTCGGGGTGGTGCTCGCGGCCGCGCTGACCGCGTGCGCCGTCCCTCCCTCGGGCAAGGTCGCCTCGCCCGCGTCGCCGCCGACGATGTCCGCGGCGGCGCCTTCGGCCACGGTGATCCCGCCGGTCTCGCCGCTCGCGCCCGCGAAACCGGCGAGGCTCGAGATCCCGGCGATCGGCGTCCGCACCGGCGAGATCGTCGACCTCGGCCTGGCCGGTGACGGCACCCTGCAGGTGCCGCACGACGCGATCACCACCGGCTGGTTCACCGGTGGCCCGGCGCCGGGCGAGGTCGGCCCCGCTGTCCTCGCCGGGCACGTCGACTACAAGAAGGTCCCCGGCGTTTTCGTCCGGCTCAAGGAGCTGAAGGCCGGCGACGAGGCACTCGTGCATCGCGAGGACGGGATCAGCGCGGTGTTCACCGTGTACGCGGTCGAGCGGCATCCGAAGGCGTCCTTCCCCACGGAGAAGGTCTACGGCGACACGACCGGGCCGGAACTGCGGCTGATCACCTGCGGCGGGGATTTCGACTCCTCGACCGGCAACTATCTCGACAACGTCGTCGCCTTCGCGAAACTGACGCGCGTTTAGATTCTCCGGATGCGCACTGTCTACGTCGTCACGCATCCGGAGGCCACGCACCACGTCGATCACCTGGTGGGCGGGTGGTACGACTCAGAGCTCACTCTTGAGGGCGAACGCGCGGCCGTCGCCGTTGCCGAGTCGCTGCGCGCGAAGGTGCCGGACAAGGTGGAGCTCTACGCCTCGGATCTGCGCCGCACCGCGCGCACCGCGGAACTGATCGGCGAACGGCTCGGCGTGACCCCGGTCCTGGACCGGCGGCTGCGCGAGAAGTCGTACGGGGAAGCCGGCGGCAAACCGCAGGCGTGGCTGGACAGCCGGTTCGTCCCGCCGCCCGCCGTCGGCGAGCGGCTGGGACACGACGAAGGAATCCTCGGCGCCGAAACGAAAGGCGCGATGGCGGCGAGGGTCTACGCGGCCATGGAGTCGATCCTGGAGAGCCCGTGCGAGCACCAGATCGTCGTCACGCACGGTGGCGCGCTCACCTTCGTGATCGCCGCGTGGATCCGGATGCCGCTTGAATCTGCCGGGTACGTGGACTTCCGCGGTTCACCCGGCAGCGTCACCGTGCTGCGTGAGGACGACTACTTCCACAACCGGCAGGTCGTCACCCTCGCCGGGAAATGACAGGATCTCCCCGGACAGTCGAAGACCATGTGGGGAGATGACATGCCGAGGTTCCTGCGAGCCATGGCCCTTGCCGCCGCCGTGGCGGTCGTACCGGTGGCCTTGCCCGGCACGGCGACCGCCTCGACCGCGTCACGTTGTCCGCAGCTGCGGTTGGCCGACCATTGGTACGGCGACAACGCGGCGAAGATCCAGCAGGTCATCTGCGGTAAGAAGCACGGCGAGCGGCCGGTCGCCGTGTTCGATTGGGACAACACGGTCATCAAGAACGACATCTCCGACCAGACCGTCTTCTGGATGATCCGGCACGACAAGGTCCTCCAGCCGCGCGACCAGGACTGGCGCACGACCAGCCGCTACATGACCGACGCCGGCGCGAACGCGCTGAGCAAGGCGTGCGGTACCGCCACCCCGGCCGGGAAACCGCTTCCCACCAGCAAGAACATCGCCTGCGCCGACGAGCTGCTCTCGGTGCGGAAGAGCGCGAAGACGACCACCGGCGAAGAGGTCTTCGCGGGGAACAACCGGCGGTACATGGAGGCGGCCTACGCCTGGGTCGCGCAGATCAACGCAGGGTACCGTCCGGACGAGGTCCGCGCGATCGCCCGGCAGGCCAGGGCCGCGGCGCTGCTGGCGCCGATCGGGGCGACCCAGAAGGTCGGTTCGAGCACGCAGGTCGCGTGGATCCGGTACTACCCGGAGATCAAGGACCTGATCTCGACGCTCACCAAGGCGGGCTTCTCGACCTGGGTCGTTTCCGCCTCACCCAAGGAATTCGCGGACGTCTGGGGTTCCGCCGTCGGCATCCCGCCGAGCCGCACGCTGGGGATCTACTCGCAGACCACGAACGGCCGGATCAACGGACACCTCGAAGGCTGTGGCGGGCACGCCGACGGCGCCGACGAGATCATGACCTACATCGACGGCAAGCGTTGCTACATCAACGAACGCATCCTCGGGATCCGCGGTGCGAAGGCGATGGAACCGGCTCCGGCGGACAAGCGGCAGGCGCTCGCAGGCGGCGACGCGACCACCGACGTCACCATGCTGCGCGACGCCACCGGAGTCCGCGTCACGCTCAACCGCAACAAGGACGAGCTGATGTGCCGCGCCTACGACAACGCGGACGGGAAATGGGCGGTGAACCCGATGTTCATCGAGCCCTTCCCGGCACTGAGCCGCACCTATCCGTGCTCGACGACGGCGTACGAAAACGCCGACGGCACACACGGTCCGGTGCTGCGCGACGACGGCACGGTCATCCCGGATCAGCGGGACACCGTGCACCCCTGAGCGGGTTCACGATGCGTGACGCTCGGTCGCCCCGCTGCTACCGTGGCGTTCTTGGCTGAGTGAGGGGGAGGCCGTGGTTGACCTGTTGCAGGTCGTCGTGGACGAAGCCGCGAAGGCGGCCGCGACCTCGGCGGTGGGCGCCGTGTCCACGGCCGGGCGGAACGTGGTGTCCCTGCTCAAGGAACGGCTCGGGACCGGTGATTCCGGAAAGGACGCGCTGAGTTCCCGTGCCCTCGCCGCCGCCCGCGCGGACAAGGAATGGGCGGACCGCCTGATCGAAGCGGTGTCGGAACTCCATTCCGAAAACGCGTCGACGGCCACGGCCGGTATCGAGAACTTCCGCAACCACTTGGCCATACTCGCCGACCCGCCCCGGACGGGGCTGAAACTGATCGTCGGCCCCGGCGGTTCGGGTAAGACCGAACTCGCCCGCCAGATCGCCGACCGGGTCCAAGCGGACTTCCCGTCGGGCCGGGTCGAAGTGTCGCTCGCCCGGTATCGCGACGGCGACGAATTCGACGCCGCGGCCGTGAAGCGGTACGTGCTCGAGGAATTCGGGATCCCCCGCGGCGAGATCCCGGTCGACGACGAACAACTGGACCGGCAGTTCCTGTCGGTGCTGGTCACCAGGTCGTTCGTGCTGATCCTGGACGACGTCGAGCTGGCGGCCGAACTGGCCTTGTTCACCCGCTTCCGCACCAGCCTCGTGCTGGCGACGGCTTCGCGGTACGGCCGCGAGCTGAAGGCGTGCGATCCCCAAGCCATCGAGCTCCGAGGGCTCGACCAAGAGGGTGCGCGCCAGCTGCTCACCGACTTCTGCGGCAAGGTCCGGCCATCGGGGGAACCGGTCGAGAGCGATCTGCTGATCGGGCTCTGCGACCGGATGCCGCTCGCACTCCGCGAGGTCGGCGTCACCCTGGCCGGTCGCGCCGGGGAGACCAGGCCGGTCGCCGCGCTGCTCGACGAGTACCGCGCGACCGGCGTCGTCGACGCCGAAGGCGTCATCCAGGACTCCCTGCGGCGGACGTTCGCTCGGCTGTCGGACGCCGCCGTCGAGGCCTGTGCTCTGCTGGCAGAGCATCCCGGCGGGTTCTTCACCAGGGCCACCGCGGCGGCGATGACCGGCGACCCGAAGGTCCTCGACGAACTGATCGCCGCGCAGCTGACCCATCAGTTCGGTGACTGGTATTCGCTGACAATCCTGGTGGGGCAGTACGCGCGCGGGCTGACGGCGGATCGGAACGCGGGCTTCGACCGTCTGCTCGCCCATGTCCGGGACACCGCGGTCGCGGCGGATTTCCGCGAGAACCCCCAGCGACTGCGCACCTACGTCGTTCCCTCGAAGCGGACTTGGGACCTGCCGGTCGATCACATCGATTGGCTGGAGTGGCATCGCACGCTGATCGGCGAACTGGTGAAGCTCGCTTGGCTGCGCCATCGCCACAAGGAAGCCTTGCAGCTGGCCGGAGCCTTCGAAGCGCTCGTGAACAAACGGGGCTACTGGCGCGAATTCGTCGAGATCAGCGACTGGGCGGTGAAAGCCGTCGAAGCCGATAAGGACGCGAAGCCCGGTCAGCTGCCGCGGGCACTGATGATGCGGGGCAAGGCCCGCTTCCTGGCTCGCTGGTTCCCCGCCGCGCGCGAGGATCTCGACAGGGCGGCCGAAATCCTCGCCGGTCCGGCGGTCGGCATCGCGGAACGCCGATGGCACACGCTGCGGGCGTCGCTGGCGGAGTTCCGGGGACGGTTCCACGAAGAGCACGCGGATCTGCTCGTCCATCGTCGGGCCGGGAAAGCGGAGATCGATCGGGAACTCGGGGAGGCCGCGCGGCAGCTCCGGCTCGCGTGCGCGATCAGCACCGAGCTCGAGGACGGTCCTGCGCTCGCCATCCATCCCAGAATGCTCGCCAACGTCCTGATCAAGCTCGGCGAACCGAACGAGGCGATCGCCGTCCTCGGCACGATGAGCGCCGAAGGACGCAACCGGGCACGGGTGGAAATGGTCTATGCCAACGCTTATCTGGCGCTCGGCGAACTCTCCGAGGCGCGAGCGCGGTTCGCGTCCGCCTGGAATCAGCTGACGTCCCAGCGGGCCACGCAATACGCCTGGGAGCTCAGGGAACTGCAGGCGCGCCTGATGACCGCCGAGCGCGATCCCGGCGCGATCGACGTATGGGGGCGGCTCGCCTACGACGCCACCCAGATCGGTCACCCGCGAGCCGACCGGTACTTCACCGCACTCGAATCGTCACCGCCCGATCGCCGACGCTGAGCGGTTCGGCGGGCGGCAACCGGTCCAGATAAACCAGCGACGCGCCGATCAGCGGATCGATCGTGCGGTCGGTCAAGGTCAGTTCCCGCCGGACACCGTCACGCGTTCGGACCAGGCACGTGCTCCGGCCGACGGTCGCCGCGGCCACGGCGGCGTCCGGCCACTGGCGGAGGATCTCCTCGGACCACCGGGGAAAGTGGTCGACGTCCTGATCGTCCAGCCTGCGGTAAACGATCCTCGCGGTGGACAGCTGCCGCAGCGTCGCCCGGGTTTCGTGCGCCACCAGGTGTTTGTCCGCGAGGTCGTGCCGACGGCCGGTGCTCGGGAACCGCACGATCTTCGTCGCCGCCCCGGCTTCCTCGGTGCCGACGACGAAGGTGGCGACTTCCCGCGGTTCGACGTCGGGCACGTCGTGGGGCGGGAAGGAGGCTTCGGTCGCGGGCTCGGAAAGCTTCATCAACCGGTACAGCCGTGGCCGCAGCAGTTCGGCGGACAGGTCCGCGGCACCGACGGCCTGTTTCACCACGGCCGCGTGGTCGCCGGGGCTGTGCCGCCGGATCGCGAGATCGATCCGAGGCCCCAGTGCCTCGTCCGGATCGAGCCGCGCGGTTCGTTCGGCGAGCGCCGCGATGGGGGAGCCGGGAACCACGGTCTCACCGCCGTCACCGATCAGGAGCAGGGGCCGGTCGACCGCGGCGGCGTACAGCGCCAGCGAACCGAAGTCCGAGATGACACACGAAGCGGCGGTGAGCGCGGCCTGCCAGCCGGCTTCGGGCGGAAGCACCTGGAGGCCCGCTTGGCGTGCCTCGGAGAGCCACGCGTCGACCTGCCAAGGGCTGTGGGCCGAGGTGATTCCCGGATGGAGCACGGCGCAGCAGCGATAGCCGTCGTACTCGAGCTCGGAGACCAGCCGCAGCGGGAGATCGGGCACCGTCCCCAGTAGTGAACCGGGACCCCAAGTGGAGGCGATGACCACCAGGGTGTGGCCGTGCGCCCCGAACGCGGCGCGGTACGCGGGGGCGCGATGGATGCCCGCGCGCAGGCGGTCATGGCACGGGTCGCCGACCATCACCGCGCGTGCCGCCGCTTCGGGACCGGCTTCCCGCAGGTGGGCGCGCTGCTCGGGATGGGAGAGCGCGACCATGGCGGGGACGACCCGGCCGTCGCGGACGAGCCGGTCCGGATTCATCCCGGCGACCGTCCGGCTCCGCGGGTAGTACTTCTGGTAGCCGATTCCATGGGGCACCAGGACGATCGGCGCGTCGAAGAGATGGAGATCGTCGTTCTCGCTCGCCGCGATAACCAGGTCGAAGCGGCTTTGGAGGGCTTGCCGCCACGGAACGACGGAGGCGCGGAGCGTGCCGAGGAATTCAGGAACGCCGGCGCCGAAGATCGCGGTGCTGTCCGCGTCGTAGGTGAAGACCAGCTGGAGCCGTCGATCGCTCTCGATCAGCGACAGGATGTCCAGCAACCTCGTCAGCGTCGTGACCGTGCGGACGACGACCAGGATCTTGCGTTCGACACCGATGGTGAGCCACTGGTCGAACTCGGGATCGACCGGGACCTTCGCCCAAAACGACGGGGGGGGGTACCTTTTTCGCGCACTACCTGTCCCGGCGCGCGATCCATGCCGCGGCCTGCGTGCGGCGCTGCATGCCCAGCTTCGCGAGCACGGACGTCACGTAGTTCTTCACCGTCTTTTCGGCGAGGAACAGGCGCTCGGCGATCTCGCGGTTGGACATGCCCTGCCCGATCAGGTCCAGCACCTCGCGCTCGCGTTCGGTGAGGGAGCCGAGTTCGTCCTCGGGCGGATGCCGCAGCTTGTCGAGCACCCGCGCCGTCGACAGCGGGTCGAGCAGCGACCGGCCCGCCGCGACCTCGCGGACCGCGTTGACGACGTCCTGGCCGCGGACCTGTTTCAGCAGGTACCCGGCCGCGCCCGCCATGATCGCGCCGACCATGGCCTCCTCGTCGTCGAACGCGGTCAGCATCAGGCACTGCGGCGGGTTCGGCTTCGAGCGCAGCTCACGGCAGAGCGCGATGCCGTCGCCGTCGCCGAGCCGCACGTCGACCACGGCGACGTCCGGCTCGACGTGCATCGCCACGGCGAGGGCCTCGTCGACCCCGCTCGCTTCGGCGACGACCTCGATGTCGGGCTCGTCGGTGAGCAGGTCACGCAGACCGCGCCGCACCACCTCGTGGTCGTCGATGAGCAGCACCTGGATCGGCATACCCCCACGTTACTTCGTCGCCTTGGCGACGGGAGACGCGAGGAACCGGGTGTCCGGTACGAGGCCGCCCATCCATTCCTCGGCGAAGTCCTCGACGATCACCGGATCGGGTTCGTTCCCGTACCGCTCGATATGCCAGGCGGCGAACGGGCGAGCCATTTCGGCCGGGTCCGCGTCGTCGAAGAAGGTCCGGTATGGCGGAAGCGGCGTCTTCCGTTTCTTCAGTGTCGCCTCGAGATCCTCGCGCCGGCGCTGGAAGCGGTACCAGTCGTCCAGCACGGTTCGTGATTCATCGCCGTTCACCAGGAAACCGCAGCCGACCAGGCCGGTCAGCCGCTCGGTGTCGGTCACCATCCGCGGCTCGGCGTCGCCGTGCTTCTTCCGCCACGCTTCGGCGGCTTGCTCGACGTCGTCGTAGACCCCGCCGCCCGCCGGCTCGCAGAGACCCGACATGTCGACGTCGAACAGGTATACGCCGGGATGGCCGTAGGCCGCGATCACGGCGAGGCGGGTGCCGTAGACGTCTCGCATCTCCCAGACGTCACCGGTCGCTTCGATGTTCGCCAGTGAGCGCGGCCATTCCGAAAGGCCCGTGGACGCCGCGTTGACGCGGGTGATCGAAGAGCGCAGCACCGGCACCACGCCGGGTGCCGAGATCGCGAGCAGGCCGTGAAGGAACCGCCACAGTGCTTCAGACGGTTCCGTCCTGGCCAGCACGGATACCTCGCCGACGAGGCGGCGAAGAACAGGTCGAAGTCGAGGCCGTCGTTCTCCTCGTCGAGGACACGTTTCAGCTCGGCCCCGAGCAGTTCACCGGTCGCCTGCTCGGCGATTTCGGCTTCTTGCTCTTCTTGTTCTTCTTCTTGGGCTTCCGGCCACGTGATACGGGCATACCCGCACGTTACTTCGGGGCCGCCCAGTAAATCGCCTTGGCCACCTGCGAGTACAAGCCCTTCGGGTGATCGCGGAACAACGGTTCGGTGCCGAACAGCACGGCCCGCCCGCCGAGCCCGGTGGTCCCGGACACGACGGCCGCCTGACCGGCAGCCTGCAGCGGCCCGCCCGTCCCGTCGTCCCGGGTCCGCCAATGCCCCGCGACCAGGGGATTCCCGCTAGCGTAGCGCTGCTCGACGGTAACCGAGGAGCCGAGATCGGTGAACCAGAACGGCCCGTAGACGAACGAGTCCGGCAGCGCGCCGGTACCCACCGGGCCGGTCCCGTTGACGACCGAGACGACGCCGTTCCCGTCTTCCCAGCCCGCCACCGGACGTGCTTCGAGAAGTCCCACGTCCGTGTTGAACCGCGCGCCCGTGGCACCGCGGGTGACCACGCCGCCGCGCGCGAGGAAGGCGCGCAAACCGTCCTTCGCCGCCGGAGTGAGGTCGGTGTACCGCAGTCCGGAAGAGACGAACAGCAGGTCCACCCGTGACCAGTCGAAGCCCGCGTTGAGCACCGCCGCCGACACCGGCCGCACGTCGAAGCCCATGTCCCGCAGCGCTTTCAGCTCGTCCGCCCCGACGGCGGCCGCGA carries:
- a CDS encoding GAF domain-containing sensor histidine kinase, encoding MDPTLAARALSAATEITGTALSGDDPGDVLETVVARAVELAEADLGLVMVRADDGQVVAEAAHGATTQGLRGLAFSADSAAGQVARGGEPVVSEDFTVDPRTAPFVPPELQGFGPFAASAFGAGGRVLGALTVYRRHGGEPFSASTVEVLTAFAAQAGVVLALAEGANARHRVTLYQERERIARELHDVIVQRLYGAGMQLDRVRKNMRKRFAQADGARLSEAIDQLDQTIEEIRGTVRALRSPEPANETVTATDLAESARGEVRIAGELLGYPPTLELSGELADIPAEQADHIRAALREALSNVVRHSGASETRVTLSRDAEGVKLRVRDNGSGVPQGVAKRGLRHLAERATTSGGRFSINSSPSLGTLVAFDVPLDQTV
- a CDS encoding excalibur calcium-binding domain-containing protein, whose amino-acid sequence is MSSVRRALGTAAILAGFSLFGPASVAFALAEAPAIADLDCGDFKYQEDAQAVLDKDRSDPHRLDEDGDGIACEKLPKRGTPPIVTSTPTLPSITTETRAPQFKDKDCADFPSQAAAQAELKKNPRDPHKLDADHDGYACESRFGEPAKSGQVKVKPVGGVATGGGEAVESNGGFLEVAAVALTGTALLTVSVAGASLVLRRRAER
- a CDS encoding class F sortase, encoding MIRPSWRRWPFPLVVGTLLGVVLAAALTACAVPPSGKVASPASPPTMSAAAPSATVIPPVSPLAPAKPARLEIPAIGVRTGEIVDLGLAGDGTLQVPHDAITTGWFTGGPAPGEVGPAVLAGHVDYKKVPGVFVRLKELKAGDEALVHREDGISAVFTVYAVERHPKASFPTEKVYGDTTGPELRLITCGGDFDSSTGNYLDNVVAFAKLTRV
- a CDS encoding histidine phosphatase family protein; protein product: MRTVYVVTHPEATHHVDHLVGGWYDSELTLEGERAAVAVAESLRAKVPDKVELYASDLRRTARTAELIGERLGVTPVLDRRLREKSYGEAGGKPQAWLDSRFVPPPAVGERLGHDEGILGAETKGAMAARVYAAMESILESPCEHQIVVTHGGALTFVIAAWIRMPLESAGYVDFRGSPGSVTVLREDDYFHNRQVVTLAGK
- a CDS encoding HAD family hydrolase, coding for MPRFLRAMALAAAVAVVPVALPGTATASTASRCPQLRLADHWYGDNAAKIQQVICGKKHGERPVAVFDWDNTVIKNDISDQTVFWMIRHDKVLQPRDQDWRTTSRYMTDAGANALSKACGTATPAGKPLPTSKNIACADELLSVRKSAKTTTGEEVFAGNNRRYMEAAYAWVAQINAGYRPDEVRAIARQARAAALLAPIGATQKVGSSTQVAWIRYYPEIKDLISTLTKAGFSTWVVSASPKEFADVWGSAVGIPPSRTLGIYSQTTNGRINGHLEGCGGHADGADEIMTYIDGKRCYINERILGIRGAKAMEPAPADKRQALAGGDATTDVTMLRDATGVRVTLNRNKDELMCRAYDNADGKWAVNPMFIEPFPALSRTYPCSTTAYENADGTHGPVLRDDGTVIPDQRDTVHP
- a CDS encoding tetratricopeptide repeat protein: MVDLLQVVVDEAAKAAATSAVGAVSTAGRNVVSLLKERLGTGDSGKDALSSRALAAARADKEWADRLIEAVSELHSENASTATAGIENFRNHLAILADPPRTGLKLIVGPGGSGKTELARQIADRVQADFPSGRVEVSLARYRDGDEFDAAAVKRYVLEEFGIPRGEIPVDDEQLDRQFLSVLVTRSFVLILDDVELAAELALFTRFRTSLVLATASRYGRELKACDPQAIELRGLDQEGARQLLTDFCGKVRPSGEPVESDLLIGLCDRMPLALREVGVTLAGRAGETRPVAALLDEYRATGVVDAEGVIQDSLRRTFARLSDAAVEACALLAEHPGGFFTRATAAAMTGDPKVLDELIAAQLTHQFGDWYSLTILVGQYARGLTADRNAGFDRLLAHVRDTAVAADFRENPQRLRTYVVPSKRTWDLPVDHIDWLEWHRTLIGELVKLAWLRHRHKEALQLAGAFEALVNKRGYWREFVEISDWAVKAVEADKDAKPGQLPRALMMRGKARFLARWFPAAREDLDRAAEILAGPAVGIAERRWHTLRASLAEFRGRFHEEHADLLVHRRAGKAEIDRELGEAARQLRLACAISTELEDGPALAIHPRMLANVLIKLGEPNEAIAVLGTMSAEGRNRARVEMVYANAYLALGELSEARARFASAWNQLTSQRATQYAWELRELQARLMTAERDPGAIDVWGRLAYDATQIGHPRADRYFTALESSPPDRRR
- a CDS encoding response regulator — translated: MPIQVLLIDDHEVVRRGLRDLLTDEPDIEVVAEASGVDEALAVAMHVEPDVAVVDVRLGDGDGIALCRELRSKPNPPQCLMLTAFDDEEAMVGAIMAGAAGYLLKQVRGQDVVNAVREVAAGRSLLDPLSTARVLDKLRHPPEDELGSLTEREREVLDLIGQGMSNREIAERLFLAEKTVKNYVTSVLAKLGMQRRTQAAAWIARRDR